Part of the Lolium rigidum isolate FL_2022 chromosome 6, APGP_CSIRO_Lrig_0.1, whole genome shotgun sequence genome, GACGCTGAAATGTGTCGGCCCGTTGGAGACGCCCTTTCAAGGTTGGAGTAAGAAATTTCCAGGAAGCAACAGCCTCCAGACTCCAGGCCTCACCTTTGAACATGTGTTTTTCAATACTATCATGCTGATTGTGTTGCATCATCTTAATTTGATTCTTTTCAACAGTTATATATACACACAGAAATCATCCACTGTAAAGTAGcatctaaaaaaacaaaaaagtaaagtagcatcatcgtccgtgtaCTACAATACGGTGAATAACACACATTGGATATGCTGATCTTCAAAAAGCTAAACTGAGCCGAACTGAACTCCGAATTTTTCATGTATATATTGACAGGTGTTTTACTGCGTCAATTTCACCTGTAAAACCGATTGAGCCGCTAGGTAAAATAGTCCAAATGTATATTTCTTCGTTGTGGTTTAGTTGATCGAGTTAATTGTTTCCAAGTAGAAGTTGAGTACTGTCACCATCATTAAATGAGACCCGACGTGTTTGTCAACAATAACACGCTGCAGATAATAGTGTTTGCCGGCGCagctgcatcttcttcttccacgGTGATGCCGGCGGCGGTGACGACTCATGCTGCCACGGTTCACCTGAGGAGGGTTCACAAGGTGAAGGAGGTGTCGGGGGCCACCGGCCATCCATAGGCGTAGCTCACGCCATGCTATGGAAGCTGATAGGGCGAAGGCGACGGATGAAGATACCACGACGAAGGCTATGCGTCGCAAGGCGGCGATAAATCTCGACCCATGTGGTATGAAATCAAGTTCTAAATCTTTTTTACCGTTTTCGGATAATGTGATATCGTCTAAACTTGCTAGTGTAGAGGTCAGTTTAGGGTCTAATAAAAATGATATATCCATTTCAGCTACAGCTTTGAGACATATGGAATTTGACAGATTAAAGATCAACTCCAAAGTTTCAGCTAAGTCGGAATTCTCTACACGGGATGAGGAAGAGCTGAGTGCCACATTAGATGGTCAGCTTCTTGCTCATCTAGTCGGAGAGGTAGCGGGGGTAGATTTGGATGAGATGATGCTATGTTATGTTTATGATCTTAAAGCATCTAGTCGGAAATCCAAAGCTAAATCTGCTTCTAAGAAATCTAAATTTTCTTCTAAGGTTAAATCCCCAAAATTTACAATGGTTGTGCAATGAATGGTATGTTctcgaatagcagaggtcttaaagacttggctaaacatttaCATATCGCGGATTGTATAACGGATCATTGTTTAGATTTTCTGGGTATTTCCGAGACCGGGAAACGAGATCTCTCTGGGAGTCTTTTAAACCGCATCTCTGGTGAGGTTGACTTTTTTCATGGTTCTCTCGTCCTCCTCGTGGTCGCTCGGGTGGCATTTTACTGGGCGTCAGGACTTCTACTATGGAAGTGTTGGCTTGTTCAGAAGGAGATTTTCATATAAAACCCATATCCGCAACAAGGCCGACAACTTCATATGGAGTCTAGTCGCggtgtatggtgccgcccaagaTGAGTTCAAGGCTGCCTTTCTACGTGAATTGGTTAACCTAGCGAAAGATAATCCGTATCCTATAATCATAGGGGGATTTTAAGTTGCTAAGGTTTTCTCACGAGAAGAGCAGGGGTCGGTTCGATAGCCATTGGCCTTTCTTATTCAATGCTGTTATTGACAGTCTGGATTTGAGAGAGGTAGGGATGGTTGGTCGATAGTTCACTTGGGCGAATAATCTTCCCGAGCCTACATATGAGAAACTTGATCGCGTACTGATGGATCCTGATTGGGAATTAAAATTTCCTATGGTCAGTGTACGCGCTCTTCCTCGCattgtgatgatgatgatgatgatgatgatgatgtaaatTCTGGCAGTAGCTAGGATGAAAAACATTTGATGACCCTCTTTTGTaagtatgatgaggtggtatatactaaccctcatgtgatggtgaacttgcggtgttaggatgacacccacttttgttgtggtagCTAGCTAGTGTCCTTGTTCATATTTAACCAAGGTTTAGTCAGATATATGGTGTAATCAACTTCTTGTTGTTTGTGCAAAGACAGCGCTGAGCTAGCATGGCGGGCGATGGAGGCAGTGCTGGTTAGTGTGGCGACGGGGGCCCAAGCTGGACGCTCTGCTCGGCGACAGGTACCAGCGTTTCAAGGAGTTGCGCAAGGATATCAAGTCACTCACTCATGAACTCGCTGCAATGGATGCCTTTCTGATTAAGATGTCGGAGGAGGAGGATCCCGATGTGCATGATAAAGTTTGGATGAACGAGGTGCGCGAGCTGTCCTATGCCATGGAGGACTACATCGACGACTTCATGCAAAGCGTTGATGACGAGGGCACAAAACCAGAGGGCTTCATAAGAAGATCAAGCACTCGCTAGGGAAGATTAAGGCAATTCAAGCcgctcatcttttttttttttcatctTTGTGCTAAGCATTCTAGGTCTAGGTCTGATAGAAAAATGTGCTTGTGGATAAATTATAACCCAGATTTCATTGATAATTACTTGTTGGTAGTGATTGTAATCACATTCTCTTTAAGTCGCAAAAGAAATAAAAACATTCCACCAGGAAGCAGCCTGTCACCCCTGACAGGTGGTTGATATCACAATTCATTTCTGCATCTGAGTTCGAGCAGCTGCTTGATTCTTGACAGGTATTTACACGTGTGCTAGAAAGGAAACTGTTCATCTTGTTGGGTCGGTCATTCCCGCTTCTGTCAAATGTTCGATGCACagcgtgtcacctctgaacatgtgtttGACGCACTAAATATTTCCTACCATTCATTCCTGCATCTGAAATTGAGCAGCTGCTCGATCCTTGACAGGTATTTACATACAGAGATCATCCACCAGAAAAGCTACACGCAACACAGGTAGTACCATCATCTGTTTCATCCATCATCAGCCGTGCACATAATAATCGTGTACAGTACTAAGGCGAAGAACAAACATTAGCTATCCTGATCGTACAAACGCTGAACTGAACCGAACTGAAGTTTTCATCATGCAGGGACACGCTTGCACCTGCACCAGAATGCGGTGCCCCCGCCCTTGCCCTGCGCCACGGCGATCTCCTCGTCCACGTAGAACCACAGGAAGAACGGGTCCTTGGTGCTCGGCTCCCTGCTCGCATCGCCGCCGAGCCCGATCTCGAGGGGACCAAGCGGCCCGACCTTCACGCGGAGGCGCTCGAAGACGAAGGCCAGCATCTTCTTCTTCCACGACAGCCTCCCCTCGAACGTCAGGCTGCCCACAGGGCCCAGGTACACCCCGTTCTCGATCCTCTGGCCCTGGTCACCCAAAATTCGCAGCAACAGATGAATTTAACCGTTCATTTGTACATACAAACTAAGTTTTGTCAAATCTCTGAAACTAAGTACGAGGATGCGCTCAGCAGCCATCACTGAAGATGCATCAAGCATTTCTTGCAGCATTTTCAGTCCATGGCAACCAGTCAGTGGAACGAGCACGAGAAGCTCACCGCGGCGTCGAATCGCTGGACGGCGGTCACCGGGAAGTAGCTCCCTTTCTCCAGCTTGCCTTTAGCAGTGAAGATGAGCATCCACGTCCTGCCGGGGGACTCCGTCCCGCCGAGCGTCTCGAAGAAGGCGGAGGTGTCGAGCTTGGCCTTCTTGATGGTGGCCAGCGCCGCCAGCACGTCGTCGGAGGGAACCTTCCTCGTCTTGGCCGCCGCCTTGAGCACCTTCACGCTCTCCGCCACAGCCTACGCTAGAAAGCCCAAATCAACCAAGAAAACAGTTTTATTCTTACCAGCCAAATTGGGGGCAGTTTCTCGCAGTGACTCAGATACAACTTAAGATATGGCAGTGCGCAGCGCTCACCGATAGGGCGGATTCATTGGGCGGCGAAGGGGACGGCGAGGGCTGCTTCTCGACCtccggcgacgcggcggaggatGAGGCTGCGAGTGAAACCCCGGGAGCGCGACGGTGGATGCTGCGGAGGTCGAGCTGCGTCGGGGGAAGTCTGCGTCGGAGTTCAGGAGGCGAGAAGGCTGGAGCGAGGGTGGAAGAGTGGAGCAAGCAGGTCGACGAGGCCATCCTGTTCTTGCTCCAGCTTCACGGTGGTTCTGCGATGAGATGGTAACGAGGGAGTCTCAAGTTAATGGTCTGTGGCTGTGAAGGGACGACGGGTGTGACCGTGTGGACGACGAGTGGACATTTGTGGGCGCACACGTGGAGAAAGCCACCACTGCAACTTCGGCCACTTGGCCACATTCCTCCAGAGAACACATGTCAGACATGCATTAATGAGAATTAATTAAATGATATGGGTTTAATCTACTAAGAATTAGCGAGCGAATAATAGTGTAACCGGTAGCCGGCTATAACAGTTTGTCACATAGTCTCGCATAGTGCCTTCAAGAACGTGCTAAAGCTGGCTATTACATAAGAGCCcacttcccttctctctcctaatctctctcctctaactaagtaaacatataatattttatctcttatagccagctaactgaaccttattatacttgctcttagtACTCCTAAAAAAAAGAACTAGCTTAGTGCTCACTAGTCACTAGAATTACATTAGGGTCTTTTATAAtggttttttttatttattttccattTTTATATTCTATTTTTTCAAAAACATATAAGTTAAATTTTCTTTCTCTCATATTCGATAAAATAAAATCCCGGGACAAAAAAATTCTTTAGCATTTTataatttaaatttttttaaaaaattcgcACTTGCAATCCCGtttgtaaactaaaaaaaaaaatctctgttGCAACCGCAGTTGCAACTGAAATTCTCAATTGCAACCATATTTGCAACTGGAGAAAGTCTTAGTTGTAACCACGGTTGCAACTAGAAATTCTCAGTTGCAATTGGTTGCAAGTGAAGAAAAAATCTCGGATGCAATCACGCTTGCAACTTGAAAAATCTCAGCTGCAACCACCACTTGCAAATCGAGAAAGTCTTGATTGCAATCATACTTGTAACTGAAAAATACTTACTTGCAACGACCCTGCAGCTAGATAAAATCTCAGTTGCGATtgcaattttttttattattgtATGTCACAACAAACTTAAGTGGAGTAGTTAGTTATGcacaaaatgaaaaacaaaaacaaaaaaaagcgcGACACTTAATATATTTAAGGAACCTTGATCAACTACCTAACAAATTAAatactcccttcgatccataCTTGAtggtaaaatggatgtatctacaattaaaatatatctagatatatttatattatcgttaaataatatgaatcggagggagtaacatcTTTATCCTGATGGTAGTAGCCTGAGACCTAAATTGTAGGTACCTTTATACCAATATCAATCGCAAGAAGGAAAATTAATTCTTCCATATATGCCTGCCATAACACATGGGTGGAGCCCCATGCAGGTACGAACGCATGATCGATCGGTCGATCGATCTGACTTTATTTGCCATCTATAATCGGTCGGTCAATCGTCTCTATGAAGCTCTTGCAAAAAAAACATAAAGAAAAAAGGTTCACACAAATCTCCGTGTATAATCATAAGAATTAGCAAATCCGTTAAATAAATTGACGCGGATAAAAGTCTTATGTTCAACTACTTCATTGAGCTTCCGGTGTATCCCGAGAGATATTTTCGTAGCCGGTTACGAATATCTCTCGATTTGTTCATGCATATTGAAATGTGTGTCAAGCTGCATGATTGGTTCTTCAGGAAGACTTATGCAAGAGAGTTTGGGAATAGAATATACAAAAAGGTAACTGTTGCATTGCGCATGGTGACATATAGTATTTCGGCAGATATTGTCGATAATCTCTTGGCAATGAGTGAGAGCTAAATCATCAAGTGCATGAAGCACTTTTGCAGTGGTGATCATTGAGGTGTTCGGGCCTTAGTTCTTGAGACGCCGAATGCTCAAGGCATGGATTGAATATTAGAGAACAATGTAGCAAGCAGTCCCGCAACGTGGCATGGATACTTCAGAGAGAACAAAATGGATTAAGCCATATTTCTTGAGGACGTGGACAGTCATGAGCCATGTATATGGCATGCTTTTTTTTGGATGTCCGATTCTTGCAATAACACTAATATTCTCCTATGATCGCCTATTTTTGTCAAGCTAGCCAATGATGAGTCACCATCAGACATCGGTGGAGTTTCAAGCAAACGGACACACCTACACGTGGACTATTACCGTGCGTATGGCATCTATCTAATGAGTAGCATTTGTGAAGCACTTCAAGCCCTCTATGTTAAGAAATAATTCCAATTATATAATGCTCAAGTGGCATTTAAGAAAGACGTGGAGCGAGCATTTGCGATTTTACAACCATAATTTGCTGTTGTGTAAGGACCGACTAGGTTTTTGAATCAAgagatcctttggttcatcacaTGATCACACATAATATATGCATCACATGTTTTGTATACCCTATCATACATCATCTGTTAGAGATTTTCTTTAAATGTCTACAATCCTTAGGTCTTAAATTTGAAATGTAGGATAAATGTTTAGAAGAGATATAAAGAAGGGCGATAATGTAGCTGACTCTTCACCGAGTCGATCTTATCATTTTTCCATGATGGGTATTTATTGTGTCACTTCTATATCAACAATTATTTACCCACATCCTATGGACGGATGAAGTACatatttttgtgacatatatggAGTAACTTTTATTTTCAGACGCAAACACGACCCAAATATGCGGCCGACAGCGCGGTCGTCCGCACGTTTCTCGCCCgaacccgcctggcagcgacatgGATGCTCCGTCTTCAGCGCGGCATAACTTACGGGCGGCGCATTGCAGTTTTTCTGCGCTGCGTTAATGGCACACCTCGCCTTCCGCGCGCGTGTGCTAGTGGGCGGCGTTGCAATAGCTTATGGCATGGGCATTGAAGTCTAGGTGGCGTCCGAGCCTTTTTAAGGTCTGCTGGCGGCGCCCAATTTCTTGACCATGCCATTGCCAGAGCCCGCCGTATCCACCAGACCGAGGCCATGTGGAAGGGTTGGCCGTGCCGAAAGACGAATAATGGCCACGAGGCGACTAGCTCGCAGTCCGATAAGAAGCCATGGGTAGGGCGGTACATTCGCATCGAATTCGAGCGCCGCCTCTCGGAGGAGaaccggccggtgccatggccggatgcgagcctgcctggaggaggctggtacctcaactctagGCGTGTTGGGGTCCCTCCCGTGCCACGCGAGGGCCGGGAGCGTCGTGACGAGATGTGCCGCCACCGAGCCATCTTGTCGGCCGACCTTCGAGAAGGTCCGAcgtacgcgctcaactcctacaTCTGGATCTCGTTCGGGACGCGGAACTTCGATGTGCGCCCCGAGCGGGATACCTCGGGGACGTCGACTACTTCGATCGCAAGATCGCCgtggacgacgatgatgatggcgagttgaaaggacgagatgtcgcctagaggggggtgaatatgcgtttaaaaactcttacggatttggcttgtaagaatgcgaaattaaactaacgtttattttacaagcacaaatcctaaatatgctaggatcacataagtgcaacaacaacaactagagctaagcaaaatagacacaagatatatgtagcacaagtgatcgcaagatatatgtacttaaagcacgatggctatcacaagaaaagtaaGATTGGGTGTAGAAATAACTGAGGcatgcggagacgaggatgtattcccgtgttcccttcctttgcaagaaggtacgtcacatttggaggggtggaggtcccacaaaggattccccaacgccacgaaggctcaccctattctccaagccaaaccacgaaggataatggccctttccttatggttagcttttcctccactccggagatggcaagctccaaaaaacacttcacaagctccacgaaggagaagcccgagcctcttcacaattttccttgaagagatcaccggagcaccaaccgccaagccaactaggaggtctccttccaagagtaacaagctcacggtctctcactcgaactaatcgtggtggagagctcaacactatgcaatgatgcaaaacaagaacactagaggtgttcaaatccttcacactcaaatctcaccaaagcaacaaatgctagcatgagattagagaggaagaacaaagagaaaatcaacaaatgactccaagatctagatcccaagagttcccctcacaaagaggaggaatggattggcggagttgtagatctagatctcctctcttagatccctcaagaatgagcaagagtcATGGTgggaatcaagagatagagcaagttcttcaaagacaacaatagaggagagagagagtgaaagaATTTGCCCAAccgaaggtggaagaaggcctatttatagtgtaaaagaaaaaataaccgttgggtcgGGCTGAGAAAACTAGTCGTTTGAGGAAAAGTCGAGCAACCCAGCAAATAGCTCGGCAGGGCCGGACCAGGTGCCGGGAATTTCGGCCGGGCTACCCGACAGCAGCACCCGGTAGGCCTGGCCACAGGCCGGGCTGACCAGGAGGCTGGGATGGTCGATACCATACCCGGTGGGCCGAGCCAGATGCCGGCCCACCCGGTAGCAGCACTCGGCATGCCAGGCTATGTGTCGTACTGGCCGACAGTAGCACTCGGCAGGCTGGGCCAGAGACCGGTTTTCGGGACCCCACaaaaaccttttctttttctttaaaatagaaaatgctcccgaactccgattgacatgaaaccaattttgttggaaagataacgaaaaATAAAACCCCaaaaaatatggagactcctcacagaatattttagatgattctagagagggagtctcccaccgttaaGAAACGGTGAAATCGTCCAAACTTGAAaaagcaatagaagatgcatgcggattccgttttcgatgaacttgggcttgttgtaaatctagcaacaagctcaagaacctcacacagagaaacaccaagaaataatagggatatgcaaagtatgcaaagggttgagctccctaagacaatgtgatcaagttacctaaccgaaagcccctcttgatagtgcggctatgtatcctataacccggtatcccaacaaccaccttgagaccggtaaaagaaaaacctagcaagggcatacctttgccttgcgcatcccacttgatcttgatgataactcttcaagctccactcaagccggaatgcctcacttgatcatcgttacttcgtgaagactcacaaatgctcccccatacatcaTGATGGGAaatctccattgatgcacatcttcacatgtccattatcaccaaatggacggcaaactTCAagtatatgatcctcttgagatgctcaacttgaacttgcccaactcaaccttgatgacgatcaccacttgatgtcatcctttgATGGGCTATATTAAATCTCACTttggatgcatgcccatggaaagatacctaacccacatagacaacataaTGGT contains:
- the LOC124664203 gene encoding uncharacterized protein LOC124664203; its protein translation is MASSTCLLHSSTLAPAFSPPELRRRLPPTQLDLRSIHRRAPGVSLAASSSAASPEVEKQPSPSPSPPNESALSAVAESVKVLKAAAKTRKVPSDDVLAALATIKKAKLDTSAFFETLGGTESPGRTWMLIFTAKGKLEKGSYFPVTAVQRFDAAGQRIENGVYLGPVGSLTFEGRLSWKKKMLAFVFERLRVKVGPLGPLEIGLGGDASREPSTKDPFFLWFYVDEEIAVAQGKGGGTAFWCRCKRVPA